A region of the Mesoterricola sediminis genome:
GGCAGGACCGTCACGGTGAAGGTCGTGCTGGTGGCCTTCCCGCCGGCGTCGGTGCCGGTGACCGTGATGGTGGCCGTGCCGGACTGGCCGCCGACGAGGTTGACGGTCAGGACCCACTTGGTGAGGGTCGTGTTCCAGGTCTTGGAGATGCCGGCGTCGGTCACCAGGGCCTGGTTGTCGGAGGTGGCGCTGACCGTGATGAGGTTGGCGGCCGTGGCGTCATCGGTGAAGGTGAAGGTCTGCTTGGCGGTCGTCGTCCCGTAGGGCACCGTGATGTTGTAGAGGGTGGTCGGGTTGAAGGCCGGGGGATAGTTCACGGGGTCCTTGATGGTCACGACCCGGGTGATGGTGCTGGTGTGACCCGCGTTGTCCGTGGCGGTGAAGGAGACCTTGTAGTCGCCGGCCGCCGCGAAGGCGTGGGTGGCGTTGGCCGTGGAAGCCTTCGTCCCGTCATTGAAGTCCCACTCGACGGAAGCGATGGGATCCGGATCGGGGGCGGCCAGGGCCTTGAACGTGACCGTGGCGCCCGTCAGGGCCGTGGTGGTGTCGATGGTCGTCCAGGTGTTGTTGGAGTTGTGCTGGTGCCGGTACTCCGTGTCCCAGCTGGGCTGGATCATGTGGACGTTGGGCTTGTTGGGACCCTGCCGGAAATAGGAACCCCAGTTGGTCACGTCCACCGTGGAGGTGAACCCGGCGGGCAGCGCCGTCGCCGGCGCGGGGAAGAAGGTCAGGCCCGTCAGCTCCTGGACGCGGTCCACCGTGGTGGTGAACTTCCAGAAATCCTTGTCGGTCATGTCCGCGTAGGGCTTGTCGATGGTGCTGCTGTTGGGCAGGATCGTGGCCAGGACCACGGGCACGCCCGGAGCCGTCTCACGCACCATGATCTTGTAGAAGGCGTTGGGAACGGGGATGTTCTTGGTGCCGATCGGGGGAACGATCTGCTCCCCGAAGATGGGCCCGGTGTAGACCCAGACGCGGCCGTAGGCGGCGGGGAGGGCCGTGGTGACCAGGTCCTCGAAGGTCTGCCAGGGGCCGCCGTTGAAGGGCTGGTCCTGGGGACACATGTTGGTCATGTACATCGAGGACTGGCCGGCCTCCGTGCCGTAGTGGTCGCGCAGGTCCGCGAAGCCCGTCTGGTGGCCGCGGCTCCAGCCGGTGTTGGAGTAGTCGCTGGAGGTGAGGCTGCCGGGGACGCGGGTGTCATCGGGGTAGGTCCCGGGCCGGGAGGCGTTGGAGACCTGGACGGAGGGGAAGAAGCACGCGGCGGAGAAGAGCGGGTTCAGCTTCGCGGTGTCGTAGCCGAAGCGGAACGATCCGAGGGTCGTGTCGGCGGGGGCGGTGGTGTAGAAGGAGGACCACACCGTGTAGGTGCCCGGCGTCGCGGAGGTGGGATCGCCCGCGTAGACCGGCTTGGGCGGCGCGACCGCCAGCGTGGCGGTGTTGCTGTCCACGTGGCCCGCGGCATTGCTGACCTTGACGAAGTACTGGTCGGCGGTGGCGGACAGGTCGGTCGCGGTCACCGTGTAGGTGGCGCTGGTGGCGCCCGTGATCACGGCGCTGTTCTTGTACCACTGGTAGCTGAGCCCGTTGCCGGTGGCCGTCACCGAGAAGGTGGCGCCGTCGGGGGCCGTGACCACCGTGTTGGCGGCCGGCTGGACCGTGATGACGGGGGTCGGCACGGCGTTGACCGTGAGGATCGCGGCACTGCTGGTGACCGTCTGGCCGGCACCATTGGTGACGACGACGGTGAGGCTGCCGGCGTCCGCAACGGCGGGCGTGGCGAGGGTGTAGGTGGCGGAGGTGGCGCCGGTGATGGCGGTGGCGCCGTTGTACCACTGGTAGGACAGGGGCGCGGTGCCCGTGGCGGTCACGGTGAAGGACACGGACGTGCCCTCGTCCACGGTCTGGGAGACGGGCTGGGTGCCGATGGCCGGCGCAATGGGGACGACCACGAGGGTCGCCGCGGCGCTGGTCACCGTCCGGGTCAGGGCGTCGCCCACCACGCAGGTGAACTGGGCGCCGTTGTCAGTGGCCCAGACGGTCGCGGCCGTGGTGTAGGAGGCCGCGTTGGCGCCGGCGAGGATCGTGCCGTTCTGGTACCACTGGTAGGTGAGGGGCGCGACGCCCGTGGCCGTCACGGAGAAGGTGGCGGTGGCGCCGTCGGTCACGCTCTGGCTGGCCGGGGCGGACACGGTGAGGGCCGGGTTGACCGTCAGGACGGCGGCGGCGCTGGTGACGGTCGTCGCGGGGTTGGTCGCCTTGACGGTGTACGTGCCCGCGTGGGCCACGGCGGCGCTGGCGATCGTGTAGGTGGGGGAGGTGGCGCCGGCGACGGCGTTGCCGCCCAGGAACCACTGGTAGGTGATGGGCGCGGTGCCGGTGGCGGCGGCCGTCAGGGTCACCTGCTGGCCGACGGAAACCGTCGTGGTGGCCGGCTGGGTGGTGAACACCGGGGCGACGGGGACCACGGTCAGGGTCGCCGCGTTCGTGGTGACGGTGCGGTTGAGGGCGTCGGTCACCGTGCAGGAGAACTGGGCGCCGTTATCCGTGCCGTAGACGGTGGCCGGGATCGCATAGGTGGCCGCGGTGGCGCCGGTGAGGGCGGTGGTGCCCCGGAACCACTGGTAGGCGTAGGGGGCCTTGCCGCCGGCGGCCACGACCGTGAAGGAGGCCGGGGCGCCGTCGGTGACGCTCTGGTTGGCGAGGGCGGCCGCGCCGAGGGCGGGCAGCACCTGGACGACGGCAGCCTGGCTCGTCGTCGAGCCCAGCAGGTTGGAGACCGTCACCGTGTAGCTGCCGGCGTCGGAGACGGCGGCGGCGGCGAGGGTGAAGGTGGCCGAGGTGGCGCCGGCGACGGCGGTCCCGTCCTTGGCCCACTGGTAGGTGAGGGGGGTGGTGCCGCTGGCGGCGACCGTCAGGGAAACCGGCTGGCCGGCTTCCACCGTCGTGCCGGTGGGCTGGGTGGTGATGGCCGGGCCGTCGATGACGGTGACCTTGGCGGCATCACTGGTGACCGACCCGGCACTGTTGGACACCTGGACCGCGTACGAACCGGCGTCCGAAGCGGCGGCGGCGGCCACGGTGTACGTGGCCTGGGTCGCCCCGGCGAGGGCGGCGCCGTCCTTGGTCCACTGGAAGGCCACGGCCGGCTTGCCCGTGGCCGAGACCGACAGGGCGAAGCCCTTGCCCTTCTGGACGGAAATGCTCGCCGGCTGGGCGAGGATGGCGGGTTTCACACTGGCGCCCGTGGACGCCTCGTTGGAACTCGAACTGCAGGCCACCGTCACCACCGAGAGGGCGGAGACGGTTGCGAGGGCGAGCGCGCTCAACGCGTGATGCAACAGGCGGGCTGGGCGCGCTGGCGCCCTGCGGATGTTCATGGCAGCTCCTCGACCCCAGGTGGGTCAGTTTTGCGGTGATCCGGATAGATAAAAAATTAACAAACACCGGACAAGCTGCCTAGCAATTTCCCGTAAAGGCCTGCGACAAACCTGTAACTTGATTGAACTTCTCAGATCCGTTCAATCGTCGGCTTGGCCTTTCCCTTACCTATGAGCGTTTTTTCCACATCTCGGCGGCCCGCCGCTGCGCTTCCGCCACCGCCGGACCGGGCAGTTCTTTTTCCATGCGCTCCACCGCCTGGGCGGAGGCCGCGTCGCCCCCCGCCTTGGCCAGAAGGAACCACATGTAGGCCTCCTGCGGGTTCCGGGGGACCCCCTCCCCGGCGAGACAGGCGGCGCCCAGGAGGGCCTGGGCCTGGGCGTAGCCCTGGTCCGCGGCCTTGCGCAGCCAGGCGGCTCCCTCCGCCGCGTCCTTCTTGCCGGCGGCGCCCTTGGCCAGCATGGCCCCCAGGTGGCACTGGGCGTCCGCCAGGCCTTGCTCCGCCGCCTTCCGGGTCCATTTGAGGGCCTCCGCCCCATCCCGGGCGACCCCCTCCCCCCGGTCCAGCAGCCAACCCAGGGCAGCCTGGGCGGCGACATTGCCGTGCTCGGCCGCGAGGCGGAACCAGGTGGCCGCCTTGGCGGGATCCTTGGGCACGCCCGTGCCCGCGGCGCAGAGCACCCCCATCTGCCCCTCGGCCAGGGGATCCCCCTTCTCCGCGGCCTTCTGGTACCAGGTGGCCGCCTTGGCCGGGTCCGCGGCCACGCCGTCCCCCGTCTCGTACATCCACCCCAGGAGCGCCTGGGCGCCCGCGACCCCCTGGCCCGCCGCCTTCGTCAGCAGGCCCACCGCCTGGGCCGGGTCCTTGGGCCCGCCTTCTCCCCGCGCGTAAAACCAGCCGGCCAGGTACTGGGCGTTGGGGTCGCCCTGGTCCGCGGCGAGCTTGTAGTACTTCAGGGCCTCCGCGGGCTGGCGGGGGACACCCTCCCCCTTGTCCAGCATCACCGCCAGATTGTATTGCGCCAGCAGGTTCCCCTGATCGGCAGCCATGCGCCAGTACCGGGCGGCCGCCGCCGGGTCCTTGGCCACCGCCTCGCCCTGGGTGTGCATCCAGGCCATCTGGAGCTGGGCCTTGGCGACCCCCTGCTCCGCCGCCTTCCGATACCAGGCCGCCGCCTCCGCCATGTTGCGCGGCACCCCGTCGCCCCGGGCGTACATCTCCGCCAGGGCCACCTGGGCCTGGGCCTGGCCCTGCTCGGCCAGCGGGCGCCAGATGGCCAGGGCCGCCGCATAATCCTGGCGCTTGAAGGCCTCGAGGCCCAGGTCCGCTTTCTGGCTCCTCCGGTCGCAGGCAAGGCATAGCAGCAGGACCGCCGAAAGGGCGAAGCGGGGGGAAGGCATGGACGCTCCAGGGTGACTCCCCCCCATGCTGACACCTCCCGGCGGAAATTTCAGCGGTCCGCCCGGAGACACGCGGGCGGGGCCCACGGCATCCAACCTCCCGTTGGCGCAGGAGGGTCCGTCATGACGTTCATCGAGCGGCGCAATCTCAACCCCCGCACGCGGGTGGAGCGGCGTGCCGAACCGCCCGCCTACCGGCACCAGGTGACCCCGGCCGTGGATCCGGCCACCTTCGAGCAGATCGGCGCCGTCCCCCAGACCCCCGAGGGGCTCGTCCCCCAGTTCGTGGAGCGGGCCCGCGCGGCGGCCGACGCCTGGGCCCAGGCCAGCTGGGACGAGCGGACGCGGGTGCTCGGGCGCCTCCGGAGCCTCCTGGCCCAGCGGGCCGACGAGGTGGCCACCGTCATCACCCGGAACATGGGCAAGCCCCGCTTCGAGGCCTACCTCTACGACGTGGCCATGGTCCTGGACTGCCTGGACGACTACATCCACCACGGGGAGCAGTACCTCGCGGACGAAAAGGTCCCCCTGCCCCCGGCCATGGAGAAGCACAAGCAGGCGTTCGTCCGGTACGCCCCCCGGGGCGTCGTCGCCGTCATCAGCCCCTGGAACTTCCCCTTCGACCTGGCCATGGGCCCGACGATCGCGGCCCTGGCCGCCGGCAACGCCGTCCTCCAGAAGCCCACCTCCGCCGCCCCCATGGTGGGCGACGCCATCGAGCGCCTCTTCGCGGAGGCCCTCCAGGGGTGGCCGGGCCTCGTCCAGGTGCTCCACGGCCCCGGGCGCCTGGGCACCGTCCTGGCCACGGCGGAGGGC
Encoded here:
- a CDS encoding immunoglobulin domain-containing protein; translation: MSALALATVSALSVVTVACSSSSNEASTGASVKPAILAQPASISVQKGKGFALSVSATGKPAVAFQWTKDGAALAGATQATYTVAAAAASDAGSYAVQVSNSAGSVTSDAAKVTVIDGPAITTQPTGTTVEAGQPVSLTVAASGTTPLTYQWAKDGTAVAGATSATFTLAAAAVSDAGSYTVTVSNLLGSTTSQAAVVQVLPALGAAALANQSVTDGAPASFTVVAAGGKAPYAYQWFRGTTALTGATAATYAIPATVYGTDNGAQFSCTVTDALNRTVTTNAATLTVVPVAPVFTTQPATTTVSVGQQVTLTAAATGTAPITYQWFLGGNAVAGATSPTYTIASAAVAHAGTYTVKATNPATTVTSAAAVLTVNPALTVSAPASQSVTDGATATFSVTATGVAPLTYQWYQNGTILAGANAASYTTAATVWATDNGAQFTCVVGDALTRTVTSAAATLVVVPIAPAIGTQPVSQTVDEGTSVSFTVTATGTAPLSYQWYNGATAITGATSATYTLATPAVADAGSLTVVVTNGAGQTVTSSAAILTVNAVPTPVITVQPAANTVVTAPDGATFSVTATGNGLSYQWYKNSAVITGATSATYTVTATDLSATADQYFVKVSNAAGHVDSNTATLAVAPPKPVYAGDPTSATPGTYTVWSSFYTTAPADTTLGSFRFGYDTAKLNPLFSAACFFPSVQVSNASRPGTYPDDTRVPGSLTSSDYSNTGWSRGHQTGFADLRDHYGTEAGQSSMYMTNMCPQDQPFNGGPWQTFEDLVTTALPAAYGRVWVYTGPIFGEQIVPPIGTKNIPVPNAFYKIMVRETAPGVPVVLATILPNSSTIDKPYADMTDKDFWKFTTTVDRVQELTGLTFFPAPATALPAGFTSTVDVTNWGSYFRQGPNKPNVHMIQPSWDTEYRHQHNSNNTWTTIDTTTALTGATVTFKALAAPDPDPIASVEWDFNDGTKASTANATHAFAAAGDYKVSFTATDNAGHTSTITRVVTIKDPVNYPPAFNPTTLYNITVPYGTTTAKQTFTFTDDATAANLITVSATSDNQALVTDAGISKTWNTTLTKWVLTVNLVGGQSGTATITVTGTDAGGKATSTTFTVTVLPSGAHVFYETFETGTKASYTAGTVTCSAGDWTMTDALIGTSASDPMIGLQSVRIRNATTAPSGKLTMKADYAYGAQTVTVMSARYGSNTLGTWALFYSTDAGATWTQAGSIVAPASTTLVPSTFTINVNQPIRFEIRKMDANKDERVNIDDFRINGY
- a CDS encoding tetratricopeptide repeat protein; amino-acid sequence: MPSPRFALSAVLLLCLACDRRSQKADLGLEAFKRQDYAAALAIWRPLAEQGQAQAQVALAEMYARGDGVPRNMAEAAAWYRKAAEQGVAKAQLQMAWMHTQGEAVAKDPAAAARYWRMAADQGNLLAQYNLAVMLDKGEGVPRQPAEALKYYKLAADQGDPNAQYLAGWFYARGEGGPKDPAQAVGLLTKAAGQGVAGAQALLGWMYETGDGVAADPAKAATWYQKAAEKGDPLAEGQMGVLCAAGTGVPKDPAKAATWFRLAAEHGNVAAQAALGWLLDRGEGVARDGAEALKWTRKAAEQGLADAQCHLGAMLAKGAAGKKDAAEGAAWLRKAADQGYAQAQALLGAACLAGEGVPRNPQEAYMWFLLAKAGGDAASAQAVERMEKELPGPAVAEAQRRAAEMWKKRS